The proteins below come from a single Mya arenaria isolate MELC-2E11 chromosome 8, ASM2691426v1 genomic window:
- the LOC128242839 gene encoding uncharacterized protein LOC128242839, whose amino-acid sequence MASKTDVHDISKQIEKLEIEPQFDVSSDLESALSFDGRKDSLSDSNLIPRGAIRTTKPSKLTEPYQTRQLRSDEPYGNQFPNRQSGGQWNHMSQQAHQTGNDTVIENRNASFSAEFAVPTPMNQDTSYLSTRQVSNQDLPSYNENDLDLVLDTIQRDTTSQAGFTTPVDRTMDPRFNELLHSLMEYDNGSQQSTSASTSQFFQKEPFYQKTENSRVLPSSNATPVHRNKHAGKRSSRNLQSESFQPFSSNLTANVSDSTVENCPPQNADSFGSGWPQTYNAETCQAVSHFNVSSSNNILPIISEISSSIPVTPIHIILQGGNQNIAPSATQLTIQSLSQQTGRTIKPNFSRYIESAD is encoded by the coding sequence ATGGCATCTAAAACTGACGTTCATgatatttcaaagcaaatagaGAAGCTTGAAATTGAGCCCCAATTCGACGTATCTTCTGATCTGGAGTCGGCCCTATCGTTCGATGGAAGGAAAGATTCTTTGTCAGACAGCAACCTCATACCGCGTGGTGCAATCAGGACAACTAAACCGAGTAAACTGACTGAACCATATCAAACACGCCAACTTAGATCGGATGAACCATATGGCAACCAGTTTCCAAATAGACAGTCTGGTGGACAATGGAATCATATGTCGCAACAAGCACATCAGACAGGCAACGATACTGTAATTGAAAACCGGAATGCATCTTTTTCTGCCGAATTTGCAGTGCCAACACCTATGAATCAGGATACCAGTTATCTTTCAACACGTCAAGTGTCCAATCAAGACCTTCCTTCCTATAATGAAAATGACTTGGACCTTGTTCTGGACACTATTCAAAGAGATACCACGTCACAAGCTGGGTTCACAACACCAGTAGATAGAACAATGGATCCGCGTTTCAACGAATTGTTACATAGTCTAATGGAATACGACAATGGGTCACAACAGTCTACCTCGGCCAGCACGAGTCAATTCTTTCAAAAAGagccattttatcaaaaaacagAAAACAGTCGCGTATTGCCATCATCAAATGCAACACCGGTTCATCGAAATAAACATGCTGGAAAAAGATCGTCCCGAAATCTGCAGTCGGAGTCTTTTCAACCGTTTTCATCGAACTTAACTGCAAACGTTTCCGATTCGACAGTAGAAAATTGTCCACCCCAAAATGCAGATTCATTTGGCAGCGGTTGGCCACAAACTTATAATGCAGAAACTTGTCAAGCTGtttcacattttaatgtttcttcAAGTAATAACATACTTCCAATAATCAGTGAGATTTCAAGTAGCATCCCAGTGACTCcaattcatattattttacaagGGGGTAACCAGAATATTGCCCCAAGTGCTACTCAGCTTACCATTCAATCACTGAGCCAGCAGACGGGCAGAACCATTAAACCCAACTTTTCTAGATACATTGAATCAGCAGACTAG